TTTTACTAAACATTTCCTTTATCTTTGATAATCTATCATACTCAACAATCTGTAATTATGTGGAAGGTTCTTCCTGGAGCATGCTTGGCAGCGGAAAAGAGAATCAGAGGCATGTGTCGTGCACAAAATCGTGTATGGTTTTCTGAAGGTTGTCCAAGCAAAATTGGAATTGTTGCAGTTGTAATACTTGGACTGTATATAATAGTGTACTCTCCGGGGATGGGAACCGTGCCTTGGGTTCTGAACTCTGAGATTTACCCATTGAGGTTCAGAGGTCTTGGAGGGGGTATAGCAGCAGTTTGCAACTTTTGTGCCAGTTTGATTGTGAGTCAGTCATTCTTAAGCCTCACACAAGCTTTAGGCACTTCTGCAACGTTCCTCCTATTTGCAGGTTTCTCCCTCGTGGGTCTTGGGGCCATCTATGCACTGGTGCCTGAAACCAAAGGCCTTCAGTTCGAGGAGGTTCAGAAGTTGCTCCAGAATGGCTTCAAACCTTTCCCATTTAACAGAAAAAAGGAGGATAACCAAGGGAAAGGACGAGCCTCGGCCTAGTCATAACTAGTGCTCATCTTGTTAAAGTACATAAGTAGTTGTACTTAGGATTCTTTAGAATAATCATGTGGATGAAATGGAATCTATAAATATCCATATAGAACAACATTTGACTTGTACAACACAAGATAAACTACCAAATATCCTTCTTCTAACTACTATCTTTATATTTCTCTATCCCATCAACTATTTATTTCATAATCTCAAAATACTAAGAGATCTTATAAGTTGTTTGAgcgtttatttaattaatttttattttgaaaatttattatgagAAAAGTAAGTTTATTCTTACATGTGTTACTTTACAAGTACTTTGGAATTTAGACGATTGCTCATTTTGCTTTTAttatacgaaaaaaaaaatagggtgCTACTATTTTTACACTCACAAAACTATAAGAATCCTAccaacattttttgttttattggtttaattatttattctgtATAACTTCACATTATCAATCGTATTAGTTCCTTTGTTTTCTCACTCAACTTCTCTCGGGGTGTAGTTACCTAAGGAGGGCGGATCTAGGAAgaatcattttcttatttttatgtattgtaATACCAAACAACGTTGAGGCATTTAGTGTAAAATCATAGTTGTATCTCGGCTATTAAataaaacgttaaataaacccAAAATCCAATTTGTGAAGAACATAATTTGGAAACTAATTGGAATGGTGGAAGGAACGCAGAACAGATATAAGAATTTGATATTGCTATAGAAAAGAGGGGGGTTCGTAAATGGACCCAATACTTTTTAGTCCACCTATTTTCAACAGAAAGAGGAAAAAAGTggattttatttagttaaaattaaaatatcaaaccaTCCTTATGGTAACAACTAAATAGGacgatttttttttacctttctttctctattttttttttcattttagacaacttaaaaataatttatacttaattttcttccctttttaagttttcttttcaCAATCTTTCTATTCTAAACAAACCCATCCTTAATTTCCATATACTGTCCCTTTGTTTGAACATATTTTGAGGAAAAGTTTTGCTAAAGCCgagtataataaataatcacctattatattataattaatttaaaaacaatgcTAAACTTGCTACATCAGTTTTTTAAAAAACGACGAAAAGGAAGTTGTTGAACATCCCCTTGGGTACAGAAGCAGAATTGGTGGAAAACTTAGTCAATTATATGATATCATAAAAGGAAATAATTTATGAGAAACATTAGTTTGTAACTCGTATAGACACTAACACACCCCTCTAAAGAAGTTTGATTGGTAGGgattaaattattgttaaaaaagTTGTTGAATATATGTCTAGATGGAGATGGTCGCATTCTATTTTATCTactggttttttatttttcatttttctctcgAAATGACGTAGATATAAAAGTTGAATAGTTTGAAAGCAACTTTTGAGaataagttttgaaaaatagTATGGGATAGGAGCTTAGTGATAGAAACGTAAGAATTCAACAATCTTCGTGAGATCTTCCTACGTTCCGATATGCTTTAGAGTTCAAACTTTTGTTAAGATAAACCAGTAACATCTCACCAAACAGATTCGCCTTTTGATGATGCAAGCAATGAAGGCCCATACTTTAAAATGAGTGAAAGAAAGAGAACACCGACACCCGGTTCTTCAAAACCTCAGATTAGAAAGTGCAACCATCGAAACAAACGGCAGGACAAAACATACCTGCTCTGCCAGCTAATTGGTGATTATTATATGCGACAGGAAGATTTGAAAggggaaaaagaaaataaaaatcaagatGTAAGATGCTAGATGAGGAAATTTTGTACGGCAAAAATGATGCAATCTGTGGTGGAATTAAACTGCGAGGTGGGGCTATGATTTGCCATACAGATGTAACTTGGAACTTGATATGGTAGCATGCAGCGGCTCAGCCGCTTCACCACAAGGACAACGTACTCAACCCAGGGTCCCATTCCCTGTTTTCATATCAGTACCCACCTAAACATGTCCCAATCCCACCATGTACACAGCCTTTTCACTACCAAACATTTCTCTCCATCTGTGTTAAGATCTTCTTCCCCACTTAGATATCGCCACCATCTAAACGGTCTTAACTCAGTTTATCAGAATCCTGCTTTTTACACTTTCCAGACtagattaaaaatatgttttgctAAAGCCTCTTCTGtcgtttttatattttttacaattttcagTTGAAGTGCAGAGAAAGCACTTGCAAGCCACCACAAACCTAGTCCTTAAAGAGGATTCTCGATGCCATACAATTTCCTGCTTTACCCAGCTTGTGTTGTCGATTTCAGAAAGAACATATTCCAAGTTTTATTTCTCAACTTTTAAGGCAAGCATATCCCAATCCTCATGGCAAAGACGCATGAGATAAGGAATCAAATCAAGTACTGCTTATAAAATATATGCATACGTTTCAGAGTACCAGTCGATTCGTCAAAAAAACACCACGCTCCAGTCCATCCAGCATATGTAATACACTGAGCAGTATCTGAAAAACGAAAACATGCTATATGTTGACCTAAAAGAGATTATGGACACACAATCCAGGTATATTTCAGTAGAAGCTCGTACTTTCATTACGAGCGTGCAACTTAATTACCATACAATAATACGATCAGAAACCCTTTTCACAAAACTAGGGTCATATAAACAAAAGGAACCAACCTAACAACCCAAAAATACAACCATGTAACACCAGGACACACGAGCAAATCGAAACAAGGGAAACCAAACTCCCATATCTAGCTATATCCATACATCTAAAAGGGTCAGTCTATAGCCGCTAGCTTTCATCTAACTTCAATAAACCCAGCTCCATTCCAACTATCATGGCCACACTGTACAAACCATCAAAATCACTATATATACAATAATCAATTACATTGTATAATTACCACCTTCCAAAGTAGCAATGTAATCATTTAGCTAAGAACTCGATGTAGACGCCTCTTGTCTTGATTCCCTCAAATATCGAAGCAGCGTTTCGGCCTGTGAAAAAACAAGCCAGAAGTTTAATATCCAGGTCATTCTTTAAGATACCACAAATCCCCAACAACTTGGATCATATGCACATTAATGCTAAAGAAAAGAATGAAGCGAATTAGTGTGTAGCAATTGTTTGAGCGGgcttttggaaaaaaaatattttaaatgaaatttattttataaaattgacttCGGTTAGAATTGATGTTGAAGTAAAACCACTTGTGTTTGGATATTTTAATTCCAAAAGTAAGGTGTACTAAATCTCAGATAACTTTTTTTACAGCATTCAAAAACTACTAAAGATTGCATCAACTAAAAAACAAATCTGGATCCAAGATTAATTTGTCAACATAGAATTAAATGTTGGAACATTCACTTATAATCATGTTAATTACCTTGTCACTTTATTGGTATTTTGGATGACTCAATGTAAAACCAGAACACTTAATTAATACGATGATTGAATTGATGTTTGTTGGTATGGTAAGATAGTGGTTTGATTTGACTGACCTTGTGCTTAGCTCGAACACTCCCAGTTTGAGAAAGGGCAACGAGGGGAGGAATCCCACCCTCTCTGACAAGAAACCCTCTGTTTCTGATACTGTCAACACAGAGCTGAAGAAGGGTCAGAACCGCGAACTCCTTCCCCTTCACAGACCCATCCTCAATGGCTTCCACAAGAGCAGCGATCCCACCTTCTTCCACAATTGCATCCTTCCCTTCCTGAATCCCGGCCAGGCTGTTGAGCACCACCATGGCCTTCTCCGCCATGCCGTTCCCCTGCTCTGCCACCAGCTCCACCAGCGGCTTCACCGCACCGGCGCTCACCGCCCTCTCCTTGTTCTGCCTCACAGAACACAGCTTATAAAGCGTCGTCAGCGCGTCCTTCTTCCCTCTGCTCGAACCGTTCAGAAGAAGCGAAACTAAGGGTGGTATCGCTCCAGAAGCCCCGATGGAGCTTTTGTTCTCTTCCACCAGCGCCAGACTTAGAAGCGCGCATGCCGCGTTCTGCTTCGAAGTTTCCGTTCCCGTTTTCAGCACATAAATCAGCGACTTCACTGCTCCAGCATTGGTTATCAGCATTTTATTGTCCTCGTGGAGAGATAGATTTAACAGCGCGGTTACCGCATGTTCCTGCGTCCAAGGATCGCTACACCGGAGAAGCGGAACAAGAACGGGCACCGCGCCGGACTCCGCGATCAAAACCCGGTTGTCGGCGCGATTCTTCGCTAGCAGCCGGAGTTTCGCCGCCGCGGAGCGCTTTACTGCCACCGACTGGGACTGGAGGCCGTCGATGCAAATCTTCACCGTCGGCTGGAGATCCTCCGGCGAAATGCTCTCGATAATCTCCGTGGAGAAGCTCTCCCTCTGCAGGAAACCCGTGCAGGGCTCCGGTTCCGTCTCCGGCTCCACTTCTCCAGATATATTGCTCTTCTGCACGCATTCCGGTGATGGGAGTGTCGCCAGCCGCTGCAGCTCGCCGGAGATGTCGCTGCTGCATGCGGAGAAATCACTGAAGGCCTGGGAGAGGTCGAGGAAGTCCTCCTCTCCGGGTGAGGATTTCAAGGATTTGTTGTTCCGCGACGCGAGCTCGCCGAGGCGAAGGTCGACGACGGAGTCGGTGAGGTTCTCCGATAGACAGGTGGATTTTTCGGTGAAGGAGCAGCTACTGCTGTCGTCTTGGAAGAAATTGGAACGTATCGTGCGCATGGACCTTCCTATATGACGCTGCGTTTTGGACGAAACTGAGGAGTGGTACTGGTAACTCTTGGCCAAGGGGAAACGGCTCGAATTAGACCGTGATTCTTCCAGCGAAACCATTCTCGAACTTCTGTGTTCACAAATTGGGAATTAGGGTTCTGTGCAGTGAGTTATTTACGTTTCTCAACTCAGACTTTCATAGTGAAAATAAAGGAAGTGAGTGAAGGCAGCGCCAGGTTGAAGACGACGAATATtaaggagaagaagaataactgtttgatttttctattttcgtttttttatttgGCTGTGAATGGTGAACGCATTGGTATCCGGGACGGGCTATTGTTACTGGGCGTTCAGATTTGTAGTGTAACGGTCGGTGCTGATAAAGCAGAATCTTAAAAATCGACGGTGAGAAATGTGTGGGGGAGGTGAATGAATTGAAGAATGGGTTTGGGATAGTATGATGTGGGGTCGTGGGCGTCGGCCAGAACCGTCGTCGTTTTGTGTAGCTTTTTTAACTTCAGTTGGTGTCTGGAAGTAATTACTGAAAAGCCCTCAGTGGCGTTGGCTTGGGTATGGTTTGGTGACATGGGAAGATTCTGGTGGAGGGAGGTGTACGAAAAGAGTCGAAGACAGTTGTCAAGTGTAAGGAACAAGTGGCACGTGTTGGCGTGATGAAGACAGGGTTTTCTCAGTTTACCTTAAACTTATTATATCTGCGCCGTATGATCTAGTGATCTGTATTATCTGAGTTATTTATTGCAAGTCAAAGTGTTTTTATGGGACGTAACAGAAGTATGTTGTATGGGACGATGCCTTTACCTTATTTAGCTATCACATTACACACACAGCTATGAATTCGCATACTGCATGGACATTTCTATCCCTatcttttctaatttatttattttttaaataaagaatgttttttattttaaatcataaatctACTTTCATCTttcttaaatttcattttttttcttatcatttcAGTTCTCCCAAACTTATTACAGCCACTTCATATCTGTGGTGGTCATATACAGCCCTAAAATGAAATCAATCCTGCTGAATCACACACTACAGTGCAAATAATAGCTCACTAACTTTCTAATAAACTCTATTAAATGCTCAAATTTTACTCTTTTAGCTAAAATTATTActcctttttattctttattaaatatcgtattttaaaaagtgattctttttatttactttttgtttttctaatatttgaattaaatgtatgatttttattaattatcatttacttttcacttatttattattattctttatctCTGTCATGAAAAAagctaattatatatatatatatatatatatatatatatatatttatggaataaagtaattttaaaatccttatgaatattttatgaaattctaAAAGTGTTAGTACATTTATGGATGTATacttaaaattcttaaaagaaagatgaaaaaggAACAAAGTAGTCATGTGCAAATAAGAAGAAATGAGTGAATAGAattgagatttaaaaaaaattgttttagtatatttttttcttcaaattttaaaagaatgtgTGATATTGAGATAAGTTCGTTTAGGAGCATTAAGCATCCTTCAAATCAATCACTACGTTTTCGTGATTTTATTTACTCCGAAATATGgagtgtaaaaagaaaaaaaaaatatatattttaaattgtgtttaATCTTGATTCTTAAATGATATAAGATTTATTATGTGtattagaataaatataaaattttcttcataaaaatatattaagaagaCGTTACAGTTTGAATTTTAatgattatataaaaattttaaaaagaagttgacaataatttgttttttttttaaattgtgagtttaaaagatttgaaaacaataaaattaagaagaaacattaaaaaattacaaaaattaaataaaatcatattaaattttagataGAGAAAAGTAATATCAACATTAATTTTGAATCTTTTAATAGTTAAGTGATAATAGATAATAGTAGATAATATTAAGttcaagttaaaattttaaaagtacttAAAAAGGCAACTAATTCTATAAATATgttattgttatgaattaatggtcgtccattgatttatacaattactcatatgattgataatcatattattcattactctttatgatgtaatattttgtatttactatttgattttatatcctttctgggttaccatattgtacctataaataggactcgtcctatcagtaatgagacacacataaaaacagaagttgctccctactctctcattctctattcttcctctcctttgtctctcttattacctttattttataacacgttatcagcacgagggttatccaactgagcgtgaaggcatatttgatttatttttctctgtcatattattattattattattatttgattttaataatttcatacatgaaatttgattatattaatattttatgtgctagttttaaacacgcgaaacgttgcaaaattctctgtcataatatttttattatgacgatgattattattaatattattattttgatgatgatgattattattaatattattattttatgtgttagttttaaacacgcgaaacgttgcaaaatttggatttgtgacccttgatattgtaaggaagaattccttatattggattttaaatgttgaaatatatttagatgcaatggatattgggataccattaaataaagaaataaagcaactaatttgctcataacaaaaatattgtgaaaagagacttcacaaatattgtgaatttatttcatgcctatgcatggctggctggacaaagcaataaagcttttgatgaaaaatcatgagatccgcctaatctgctccattcccagaagtgaatggagcaatcaatattatgaattgatttcatgccttcttgtggctgaacaaaataatgagctcttgatgaaaaatcatgaggcccgaccaactggttctgctccattcccagaagtgaatgcagcaacatctgatccatataatcatggacgaggtcaagaccataataataatcgtggtcgtaattttggccgtggtcgtagccatggtcgtggtcgtggtcgtgctattaatcatggtcgtggacatggttataaaggaaattttcaaagagaaacttcatcaacagaagtggaacaagaatgcgaaaaaggaaaaagaaaggggtgaaaataatggcaaaaaggctgaaaatatatgttaccgttgtggtagtaaaggtcattggacccgtgcctgttatacaccaaagcatcttgttgaactctaccaagaatcacttaaaaagaagaatgtagaaacacactttgcttatgaagatggtgattctgattatggtcatatggatactactcatcttgatattggtgatttcttttctaaacccgatggaagcattgatcaccttattggtgatgggagtgttagaaaatagttttattttatgattaatttttaagacaatgttttatatttaattcatgttgcttttatatgtacaagtttttatgtttttatgaataaaatcctctattttattttttttttccttctctcctcttacaaagtaatctctaatattgatatttatgtttatatgaagaatgaatattggcattaacaccaatgatgaggatctgtgccttgctgatagtgcaacaactcatacaattctcaagagtaataaatttttctctactttggtaatgcgagaagtcaatgttagtactatttctggtactacaaatataattgaaggctctggaagagctacagtacttctgccaagaggtacaagattgcatattaaaaatgcattttattctcctaagtccaatagaaacttattaagtttcaaggatattcgtctaaatggatatcatattgagacaaataatgaaggagatgttgaatatctttatatcactcaaattgagtcaaataaaaaatgtgtattggagaaattatcagccttctcttatggcttgtactacacatatattaatgtgattgagacgcatgttattgtaagccagaagcttacaaataagaatgaatttcttgtttggcatgatcggttgggtcatcctggatatatcatgatgcgaaaaatagctgaaaactcatgtggacatccacttaaaagtcaaaagcttcttcagtccaatgatttctcatgtactgcatgttcgcagggaaaattgataataagaccatcaccagaaaaaattagaaatgagtcaatctcatttttagaacgaatacaaggtgatatttgtggtccaatacacccaccatgtggatcatttagatatttcatggtattaattgatgcgtccactagatggtcacatatttgtttactatcaactcgaaatcaagcatttgctaagttattagcacaattgatcaagttaagagcccacttcccagattatccaattaagaaaattcgtcttgataatgctggtgaatttacatctcatgcttttaatgagtattgtatgtcaattggaattgaagttgaacatccagtagcacatgttcatactcaaaatggacttgcagaatcattgataaaacgtctaaaattgattgcacgacctttacttatgaaagctaatcttccaatgactacttggggatatgcaattctgcatcctgcagtattgattcgcatcagaccaacaagttatcacaaatactctcctttacagttggtttttggtcaacaaccaaatatttctcatttaagaatttttgggtgtgctgtatatgtcccaatttccccaccaaaaaggactatgatgggtcctcaaagacgtttgggaatatatgttggatatgattctccatcgataataaaatatcttgaaccatcaacaggtgacttatttacagctcgatttgctgatagtcattttgatgaatcaatttttccaacgttagggggagaaagaaagaaactggaaaaagatattggttggaatgaattatcattatctcatcttgatcctcgtacaaaagagtgtgaactagaagttcaacggataattcatttacaaaaattggccaaccaattaccagatgcttttactgacacaaaaagggtaactaagtcgcatatacccgctgctaatactccaatcagaattgatattcctgttggacaatctaatatagcaaatgaatctcaaacacgcctaaagcgtggtaggcctttgggttccaaagataaaaatcctcgtgtgagaaaaagggaaaaaaggcaagatggcctaatcgagggggtaaaagtcccaaaagattcttttgacataatcaatgattcggttccagaagaacctcaggtacctgaaattgttgaaaatgatgagatctcaataaattatgtcatgaatcataaaatatggaatcgaaataaagtcaatattgacgaggtttttgcatataatgtagcaaaggatgtcataagtgacaatgatgatcaagaaccaatgacaattgaagattgtcggcaaagaaatgattggccaaaatggaaagatgcaatccaagcagaattagattcgcttgctaaacgaaaggtttttggacctgtagttcgcacacctgagggtgtaaaacctattgggtacagatgggtttttgtacaaaaacgaaatgagaatggtgaaattgttagatacaaagcacggttagttgctcaaggtttttcacaaagacctggtattgattttgaggagacatattctccagtattggatgcaacaacatttagatatttaattagccttgttgcacaagaaggtttgaatttgcacctcatggatgttgttacagcctatttgtatggctctttggaaaatgatatttatatgaaactccctgaaggatttaatgtgcccaacaaagcaaattctaaaaaggattattcaataaaattgaataagtccctttatggattgaaacaatcaggacgtatgtggtataaccgtctaagtgagtacttattaaaggaagggtataaaaatgaccctatttgtccttgtatttatatgaaaagatccgagaatgaatttgccataattgctgtttatgtagatgacataaacatagttggaactcctaatgagctcacaaaggcaattgattgtttaaagaaagaatttgagatgaaggatcttggaaggacaaagttttgtttgggattacaaattgagtatttaaacaaaggtgttcttgtacatcaagaagcttatataacgaaagtgcttaaaaagttctatatggacaaatcacattcactatgcactccaatggtggtgaggtcattagatgttgataaagacccttttagacctcaagaaaaagatgaagaactacttggtcctgaagtaccatatcttagtgctataggagcactaatgtatcttgctaattatactcgacccgatatagcatttgctgtaaatttgttagcaagatatagttcttcacctacaagaagacattggaatggagtaaaacaaatactccgttaccttaaaggcactatgaatatgggcttgttttacccaaatgattcaaaattagatctaatgggttatgcagatgcaggttatttatcagatcctcataatggtcgatcacaaacaggatatttgttcacatgtggtggcacagcgatttcatggcgatctgtgaaacaaacaataacagcaacatcgtcaaatcatgcagaaattttagcattacatgaggcaagtcgtgaatgtgtttggttaaggtctataattcaacatgtgcgacaaacttgtggtttatccttgggaaaaatgaaaccaacaacgatatatgaagacaatagtgcatgcattgctcaattgaaagaaggatatattaaaggagacagaacaaaacatattcttccaaaattctttttcactcatgatcttcaaagaaatggtgatgtagagatccaaaagattcgctcatgtgaaaatctagcagatttatttacaaagtctttgccaaggagaacttttgagcaattggttcataggattggaatccgccatcttaatgatgtaagtttacatgagggggagaaattagaagatgcaaagaacaatattatatagaatgatgtactctttttccttcactaggtttttatcccaaagggtttttcctagtaaggttttaacgaggcacattcttttatcaatggacacccaagggggagtgttatgaattaatggtcgtccattgatttaacaattactcatatgattgataatcatattattcattactctttatgatgtaatattttgtatttactatttgattttatatcctttctgggttaccatattgtacctataaataggactcgtcctatcagtaatgagacacacataaaaacagaagttgctccctactctctcattctctattcttcctctcctttgtctctcttattacctttattttataacagttATATATTAGTCTATGAGTATTGACAATGTGATTTCTGTATTGCCTACATTTATTTTGACAGTTTTTTATCTCTCAACTATCATATAATCAGTTTTAACTTTTACATTAATTATCTACCAAGTATCAACAAATTTAGCTCTTATGTAAAAGCAGTGAACTTAAGGAACACGTGGATAAATATTCAATTGGAAACCCCTGTGCCAATTGTTGCTGCCCTGTTTTCCAAATTGGTGGCCTTCTAGATATTATGTTATCAACATCATTATTACAAACAAATAACACAtcatattgtttcattttttaattttaacgtaatttcaattttcaaaactaATCTTAAACTAATAATTATCTGTTATTAAAATAAGAGAATTTAACCCaggaaaatgttttttaattcaagttaaaacaagTATGGCAGCATATAACACtaacaaaaaaatgtcaattcaaaatattatttaaaagaagaaaaaaacaaacgcaattaaattaaaataattattttaatttatttttaatgtttatgaatcaaaacatatcaaattttaatttttgtatctaaatttaaaagctaaaaatatatttaatcttttttacatttcaaaaatttaattttctaatattatacaatatcttgtatattttttaatttactttgaGATCGAGttataatagtaattttagCTGTCATTTCttagtacaattaaaaagatatatttaaaacatgttaactctcataaaaaaataatattaaatagaaaCTTGTTCACGAGTCGGAAATTTACAAAGTGAAAAGTATAAAGATTTCTACATTCctctcataattttttttctatacctTGAATAGTTTACTTTTAGAATTAAACCATACATAAACACAAGATGGATAACCAAACAAACTAAGCAAGACAAAATAATTGAAACAGAATGGTTTGACTTTAAGAA
This portion of the Vigna unguiculata cultivar IT97K-499-35 chromosome 6, ASM411807v1, whole genome shotgun sequence genome encodes:
- the LOC114188136 gene encoding U-box domain-containing protein 4-like; the encoded protein is MVSLEESRSNSSRFPLAKSYQYHSSVSSKTQRHIGRSMRTIRSNFFQDDSSSCSFTEKSTCLSENLTDSVVDLRLGELASRNNKSLKSSPGEEDFLDLSQAFSDFSACSSDISGELQRLATLPSPECVQKSNISGEVEPETEPEPCTGFLQRESFSTEIIESISPEDLQPTVKICIDGLQSQSVAVKRSAAAKLRLLAKNRADNRVLIAESGAVPVLVPLLRCSDPWTQEHAVTALLNLSLHEDNKMLITNAGAVKSLIYVLKTGTETSKQNAACALLSLALVEENKSSIGASGAIPPLVSLLLNGSSRGKKDALTTLYKLCSVRQNKERAVSAGAVKPLVELVAEQGNGMAEKAMVVLNSLAGIQEGKDAIVEEGGIAALVEAIEDGSVKGKEFAVLTLLQLCVDSIRNRGFLVREGGIPPLVALSQTGSVRAKHKAETLLRYLRESRQEASTSSS